Proteins encoded by one window of Arachis ipaensis cultivar K30076 chromosome B04, Araip1.1, whole genome shotgun sequence:
- the LOC107636864 gene encoding uncharacterized protein LOC107636864 produces MTLATFLKVHPPTFRGTSNPTDADNWIQAMERALQAQQVPEEQWVEFGTYQLQGEAQYWWQGTRRILQPDGAAIPWEVFRTEFYKKYFPNSARNAKELELMQLKQGQMTVAEVAEDCVRKAAAEKGSLRMPFQRPSGRNFTPRGRNFKRGGFVPQQTQGQGNYRRPNTNASQGKRFGKQPQQDLNCQKCGKYHPGVPCRLGLGVCYSCGQPGHIASNCPEKKKYETVSTVYAGRVRSTGCGE; encoded by the exons ATGACACTTGCTACATTTCTGAAAGTTCACCCTCCGACTTttaggggaacctcaaatcccactgaCGCAGATAATTGGATTCAGGCTATGGAAAGGGCGTTACAGGCACAACAGGTTCCTGAAGAGCAATGGGTTGAATTTGGGACTTATCAGTTGCAAGGTGAagctcagtattggtggcagggaacacgACGTATCCTGCAGCCTGATGGTGCTGCGATTCCTTGGGAGGTTTTCCGGACAGAGTTCTATAAGAAATATTTTCCTAATTCAGCTAGAAatgccaaggaacttgaattaatgcagTTAAAACAGGGACAgatgactgttgctga ggtggctgaggATTGTGTGAGGAAGGCGGCAGCAGAGAAAGGGAGTTTGAGGATGCCTTTTCAGAGGCCTTCAGGGAGGAACTTTACTCCGAGAGGTAGGAATTTCAAGCGTGGAGGCTTTGTTCCACAGCAGACTCAGGGTCAGGGTAATTACAGAAGGCCGAATACCAATGCTAGTCAaggaaaaaggtttgggaagcagccacaGCAGGATCTGAATTGTCAGAAGTGCGGGAAGTATCATCCTGGAGTTCCGTGCAGATTAGGACTTGGAGTATGCTATTCTTGTGGACAGCCCGGGCATATAGCTAGTAATTGCCCTgagaagaagaagtatgagaCTG